Proteins from a genomic interval of Plasmodium reichenowi strain SY57 chromosome 13, whole genome shotgun sequence:
- a CDS encoding putative membrane protein (conserved Plasmodium membrane protein, unknown function), translated as MIFDFALNNCCERNQYITFINISVCAIINIICWKWKILEPFKLLTVFLHEFSHASACWLTGGKVKAIEVNKDHGGSTRTVGGNQYLILPAGYIGSCFYGMFFILMAYLSKWTLLISTVFLCFLLLLVLVVYAKNMFLRFLCLLFLSITISIWVLCEYYKDKVYYWPLIIIMTFIGVLNEMYSIVDIFEDLITRSTPDSDSYKYAKLTKCSSKLCGVLWLLINFFFIILTIYLIGAIQVKNFDTELYHKVGIQIKK; from the exons atgATATTTGATTTTGCATTAAATAATTGCTGTGAAAGAAatcaatatataacattcataaatatttccGTGTGTGcaattataaatataatttgttGGAAATGGAAAATTCTAGAACCATTCAAATTGTTGACAGTTTTTTTACATGAGTTTTCTCATGCCTCTGCTTGTTGGTTAACTGGAGGGAAGGTCAAGGCAATAG AGGTAAATAAAGATCATGGAGGTTCTACAAGAACAGTTGGCGGTAATCAATATCTTATATTACCAGCTGGTTATATTGGTTCATGTTTTTATGGaatgttttttatattgatGGCTTATTTAAGTAAATGGACTTTATTAATATCAACGgtatttttatgttttttattattactagTACTGGTAGTATATgcaaaaaatatgtttttacGTTTTCTgtgtttattatttttaagtATAACTATATCCATATGGGTATTATGTGAATATTATAAGGATAAAGTATATTATTGGccattaataataataatgactTTTATAGGAGTATTAAACGAAATGTATAGTATAGTAGATATTTTTGAAGATTTAATTACGAGATCCACACCGGATTCAGATTCATATAAGTATGCTAAACTAACAAAATGTAGTTCTAAACTATGTGGAGTTCTATGGCTTTTaattaatttcttttttattattttaacGATTTATTTAATTGGAGCTATTCAAGTCAAAAATTTTGATACAGAATTATATCACAAAGTGGGTATACAGATCAAAAAGtaa
- a CDS encoding nucleolar preribosomal associated cytoplasmic ATPase, putative: MKYGQVVVGPAGSGKSNYCKMMKEFMKIKKRNCYVVNLDSACEEYYYERKKKPINTTSNIEKELNDYYDTIYDIDIRNYVEVNNLMEEQHLGPNCALLRSVEILYENSYLLEDELNNYDDDDNYFIIDTPGQIELYTHTDYFKKILNIFTEQNIRLIIVFLIDISFISSNTKLLCAYLTSLSTMINFELPHINILTKCDLLISKNYYHEFNNFKNRNNFFYQKQLYKKINQKLIYYKKQGTYQKNNSEENNFYNNNHNLHHVKNNYHNLNLTNQKNNQNNDEDDDKSFLEEIEFINNTKTFKDEFVLWSDVENTSVSSYSSFNSNQKENNYSIYNSSDEQKSAISDECEESIYKKNYDKLNDILSLDPHDIIITANKCMSRKYYKLNNAFANIIEDFNLVSFLPLNIYDDDNVDFIINSIDMIIQYGEDKDVNDNYDMFS; this comes from the coding sequence ATGAAGTATGGACAAGTTGTGGTCGGTCCTGCGGGTAGTGGGAAGAGCAATTATTGTAAAATGATGAAAGaatttatgaaaataaaaaaacgTAATTGTTATGTAGTAAATTTGGATAGTGCATGTgaagaatattattatgaaagAAAGAAGAAGCCTATAAATACAACATCTAATATAGAGAAAGAATTAaatgattattatgataCGATATATGATATAGATATAAGAAATTATGTAGAagtaaataatttaatgGAAGAACAACATTTAGGGCCTAATTGTGCTTTATTAAGAAGTgtagaaatattatatgagaattcatatttattagaAGATGAgttaaataattatgatgatgatgataattattttattatagaTACGCCTGGACAAATTGAATTGTATACCCATACAgattattttaaaaaaattttaaatatatttactgaacaaaatataagattaattattgtttttttaatagatatttcatttattagTTCTAATACAAAACTTTTATGTGCTTATCTTACTAGTTTATCCACTATGATAAATTTTGAGCTACcacatattaatatattaaccAAATGTGATTTATTAATTAGtaagaattattatcatgaatttaataattttaaaaatcGAAATAACTTCTTTTATCAAAAAcagttatataaaaaaataaatcaaaaattaatatattataaaaaacaaGGAACATATCAAAAGAATAATTcagaagaaaataatttttataataataaccaTAATTTACATCATgtgaaaaataattatcataatttaaatttaactaatcaaaaaaacaatcaaaataatgatgaagatgatgataaatCATTTCTTGAAGAAATcgaatttattaataatactAAAACATTTAAAGATGAATTTGTATTATGGTCAGATGTTGAAAATACAAGTGTATCAAGTTattcttcatttaattctaatcaaaaagaaaataacTATTCCATTTATAATTCTTCAGATGAACAAAAAAGTGCTATATCGGATGAATGTGAAgaaagtatatataaaaaaaattatgataaattaaatgatatCCTTTCCTTAGATCCTcatgatataataattacgGCAAATAAATGCATGtcaagaaaatattataaattaaataatgcTTTTGCAAATATAATAGAAGATTTTAATTTAGTTTCCTTTTTACccttaaatatatatgacgATGATAATGTagattttattattaattcGATAGATATGATAATACAATATGGAGAGGACAAGGATGTCAATGATAATTATGACATGTTTTCTTGA
- a CDS encoding hypothetical protein (conserved Plasmodium protein, unknown function) gives MKFIFLDFLFLYKIFLSYCYLLKRNKVLYGHRNPSSCIFFIVQHNSLKNIAYNNNNFVYKKKEFTKNRSNKLFDSNDDEKKQPFINNSNIFRNKYNYIPTFDEVKKDIEIFKKDYPYYFTEHSILELIRIEDNIVVINIEGQFFEDINVVFSEVTKYLLNKYMGILGVHPYNIRNLNIRGNEM, from the coding sequence atgaaatttatatttttagacttcctttttttatacaaaatatttttatcatattgttatttattGAAGAGAAATAAAGTACTTTATGGTCATAGAAATCCCTCAtcttgtatattttttatagtACAACAcaattctttaaaaaatattgcttataataataataattttgtttataaaaaaaaggaatttACTAAAAACAGAagtaataaattatttgatAGTAATGATGATGAGAAGAAACAAccatttataaataattcgAACATTTTTcgaaataaatataattatataccAACCTTTGATGAGGTAAAAAAAGACATagaaatttttaaaaaagattatccatattattttacaGAACATAGTATACTAGAATTAATAAGAATAGAAGATAATATTGttgttataaatattgaaGGACAATTTTTTGAAGATATTAATGTAGTATTTTCAGAAgtaacaaaatatttattaaataaatatatggGAATATTGGGTGTCCATCCATATAATATTAGAAACCTGAATATACGGGGCAACGAAATgtga